One genomic region from Bombyx mori chromosome 6, ASM3026992v2 encodes:
- the LOC101741315 gene encoding uncharacterized protein LOC101741315 isoform X2: MPLNKIPCVDKCCGCISDLKTAAAIIAVLGIVTSPSVSWAVVRHSYVIRVSCYVTSNENRADIMDINLKNIISFGFGANAGLGPSCLGPLNDNSTKSFLRIRTDPDKSPFIGMVKNIGWVVFGVDVIFLICSVLFLRKIFKGADKKAAKTFIYSGLLAVFLSFVYGLLYVMACLSIGGAFPIFEFFFAFVDLIVWIYFLIVVNSYRRLPN, translated from the exons atgcctctaaataaaataccttgtgTGGATAAATGTTGCGGTTGCATAAGCGATTTAAAAACGGCTGCAGCTATTATTGCAGTGCTCGGAATT GTCACAAGTCCATCGGTGTCTTGGGCGGTTGTCAGACATTCATACGTTATACGAGTATCATGCTACGTAACGTCAAACGAAAATAGAGCCGATATTATGGATATCAACCTGAAAAATATC ATTAGTTTCGGATTCGGTGCCAATGCAGGATTAGGCCCATCCTGTCTTGGTCCACTTAATGATAACAGTACAAAATCATTTTTACGCATACGGACTGATCCCGATAAATCACCATTCATTGGAATGGTAAAGAACATAGGTTGGGTTGTCTTCGGTGTTGACGTAATATTTTTGATATGcagtgttttatttttgagGAAGATTTTCAag GGTGCTGATAAGAAAGCTGCTAAAACATTCATATATTCTGGTTTACTagctgtttttttatcatttgtttatgGCTTGCTGTATGTTATGGCATGTTTATCAATTGGAGGAGCATTTcctatttttgaatttttttttgcattcgtAGACCTAATTG TTTGGATCTACTTTTTAATAGTGGTTAATTCCTACAGACGATTGCCTAACTGA
- the LOC101741315 gene encoding uncharacterized protein LOC101741315 isoform X1: MPLNKIPCVDKCCGCISDLKTAAAIIAVLGIVTSPSVSWAVVRHSYVIRVSCYVTSNENRADIMDINLKNIISFGFGANAGLGPSCLGPLNDNSTKSFLRIRTDPDKSPFIGMVKNIGWVVFGVDVIFLICSVLFLRKIFKGADKKAAKTFIYSGLLAVFLSFVYGLLYVMACLSIGGAFPIFEFFFAFVDLIVLVTWLYFMIVINSFMKKSATVNTNSYSFYGMIYSFEEYILNSFFRRLPN; this comes from the exons atgcctctaaataaaataccttgtgTGGATAAATGTTGCGGTTGCATAAGCGATTTAAAAACGGCTGCAGCTATTATTGCAGTGCTCGGAATT GTCACAAGTCCATCGGTGTCTTGGGCGGTTGTCAGACATTCATACGTTATACGAGTATCATGCTACGTAACGTCAAACGAAAATAGAGCCGATATTATGGATATCAACCTGAAAAATATC ATTAGTTTCGGATTCGGTGCCAATGCAGGATTAGGCCCATCCTGTCTTGGTCCACTTAATGATAACAGTACAAAATCATTTTTACGCATACGGACTGATCCCGATAAATCACCATTCATTGGAATGGTAAAGAACATAGGTTGGGTTGTCTTCGGTGTTGACGTAATATTTTTGATATGcagtgttttatttttgagGAAGATTTTCAag GGTGCTGATAAGAAAGCTGCTAAAACATTCATATATTCTGGTTTACTagctgtttttttatcatttgtttatgGCTTGCTGTATGTTATGGCATGTTTATCAATTGGAGGAGCATTTcctatttttgaatttttttttgcattcgtAGACCTAATTG TGTTGGTCACTTGGCTGTATTTCATGATTGTAATAAAttcttttatgaaaaaatctgcTACTGTGAATACTAACAGCTATAGTTTCTATGGAATGATTTATTCATTTGAGGAATACATTTTGAATTCATTCTTTAG ACGATTGCCTAACTGA
- the LOC101741543 gene encoding uncharacterized protein LOC101741543 translates to MSIFDSLPNVDNFLFCISLKWGTVLIAILGILSCSLGVVFHQQHHCLELERYADYIKYIKYVIVIAELWLFVTSIILLIGICMKKPQTATWFMYAAAFTALTVLVLTIAIVTLTKMSMTCSVPIAQTVVAVVGLLIWVYLIIVVKSYQNEM, encoded by the exons ATGTCTATTTTCGATAGTTTACCAAATGTCGACAATTTCCTATTTTGCATCAGCTTAAAATGGGGAACGGTGCTCATAGCAATTTTGGGTATA CTGAGTTGTTCCCTCGGTGTTGTTTTTCACCAACAACACCATTGCCTCGAATTAGAAAGATATGctgattatataaaatacattaagtaTGTGATAGTCATAGCTGAACTATGGCTTTTCGTTACCAGCATTATACTTTTAATCGGTATTTGCATG aaaaaGCCACAAACAGCAACATGGTTCATGTACGCGGCAGCGTTCACAGCTCTGACAGTGCTCGTGCTAACCATTGCTATTGTCACGTTGACGAAGATGAGCATGACCTGCTCCGTCCCAATTGCACAAACAGTAGTGGCTGTTGTTGGATTATTAA TTTGGGTGTACTTGATAATCGTTGTGAAGAGTTATCAAAATGAAATGTAA